One Mycolicibacterium fortuitum subsp. fortuitum genomic window carries:
- a CDS encoding GlxA family transcriptional regulator — protein sequence MILGYAGVQALDLAGPFDVFSTATLALAGQGRTGDGYSVTVASVDGQPVATLTGLEFVAAPLPDPHHPIDTIVIPGGIGADAARANPAVVDWIKAAAHHARRVVSVCTGAFLAAQAGLLDGCPATTHWSYARRMADEFPSVAVDPEPIFVRSSERVWTAAGVTAGIDLALALVEDDYGTEVAQTVARYLVLYLRRPGGQTQFAAPVWMPRAKRAPIREAQEAIEVAPGDTHSISELARRAAMSPRHFTRVFTDEVGEAPGAYVERIRTDAARRQLEESDDTVTVIAARCGFGTAETMRRNFIRRLGISPDQYRKTSAHARSRDLTA from the coding sequence ATGATCCTGGGCTACGCCGGAGTGCAGGCGCTCGACCTGGCGGGGCCCTTCGACGTGTTCTCCACCGCGACGCTCGCGCTGGCCGGTCAGGGTCGGACCGGCGACGGCTACTCCGTCACGGTGGCTTCCGTCGACGGCCAACCCGTCGCCACCCTCACCGGGTTGGAGTTCGTCGCCGCGCCGCTGCCCGACCCGCACCATCCGATCGACACCATCGTCATCCCGGGCGGTATCGGAGCCGATGCCGCCCGGGCCAACCCCGCGGTCGTCGACTGGATCAAGGCTGCCGCGCACCACGCCCGCCGCGTAGTCAGCGTGTGCACCGGTGCATTCCTGGCCGCCCAGGCGGGGCTGCTCGACGGTTGCCCAGCCACCACCCATTGGTCCTACGCCCGCCGGATGGCCGACGAATTTCCCTCGGTCGCAGTCGATCCCGAACCGATCTTCGTCAGAAGCTCGGAACGGGTATGGACGGCGGCCGGGGTGACCGCAGGTATCGACCTGGCTTTGGCGCTCGTCGAAGACGACTACGGCACCGAAGTCGCCCAGACCGTCGCCCGCTATCTCGTGCTGTACCTGCGCCGCCCCGGTGGCCAGACCCAGTTCGCCGCGCCAGTGTGGATGCCGCGGGCCAAACGTGCCCCGATCCGTGAAGCGCAGGAAGCCATCGAGGTCGCACCCGGTGACACACATAGCATTTCCGAACTGGCGCGGCGCGCCGCGATGAGCCCGCGGCATTTCACCCGGGTGTTCACCGACGAGGTAGGTGAGGCGCCCGGCGCCTACGTCGAACGTATCCGCACCGATGCCGCGCGCCGCCAGCTCGAAGAGTCGGATGACACCGTCACCGTCATCGCGGCCCGCTGCGGGTTCGGCACCGCCGAGACCATGCGACGCAACTTCATTCGGCGCCTTGGTATTTCACCTGACCAGTACCGCAAGACTTCCGCACACGCGCGGAGCAGAGATTTAACCGCCTGA
- a CDS encoding o-succinylbenzoate synthase produces MIDPVPALDDVLDRLHVVSLPMRVRFRGITVREVALIDGPAGWGEFGAFLEYEPPEAAAWLSAGIEAAYRPVPAVHRDRVPINATVPAVPAVQVPEVLARFPGARTAKVKVAEPGQTLADDVARVNAVRAHVPVVRVDANGGWTVRQAVAAAGALTADGELEYLEQPCATVDELAALRTQVAVPIAADESIRKAEDPLRVVRARAADVAVLKVAPLGGVSRMLDIAAQIDIPIVVSSALDSAVGIARGLLAAAALPSLHHACGLGTGGFFVEDVAEVPTPVDGYLRVGAVVPDPARLSGLAATPQRRQWWIDRVRECYPYVI; encoded by the coding sequence ATCATTGACCCTGTGCCCGCGCTAGACGACGTCCTGGACCGCCTTCATGTCGTCTCCCTGCCGATGCGAGTTCGCTTCCGCGGCATCACCGTTCGTGAAGTCGCACTGATCGACGGCCCGGCCGGGTGGGGTGAGTTCGGTGCATTCCTCGAATACGAACCGCCCGAGGCCGCGGCCTGGCTGTCCGCCGGGATCGAGGCCGCATACCGGCCGGTGCCGGCCGTCCATCGTGACCGCGTCCCGATCAACGCCACGGTGCCCGCCGTGCCCGCCGTCCAGGTTCCCGAGGTCCTGGCTCGCTTCCCGGGGGCACGCACCGCGAAGGTCAAGGTCGCCGAACCGGGGCAGACCCTGGCCGACGACGTCGCGCGGGTCAATGCCGTGCGCGCACACGTCCCGGTGGTCCGCGTCGACGCCAACGGTGGCTGGACCGTGCGGCAGGCCGTCGCCGCGGCGGGCGCGTTGACCGCAGACGGGGAGCTCGAATACCTCGAACAGCCGTGTGCCACGGTCGACGAGTTGGCCGCGTTGCGCACTCAGGTGGCCGTGCCGATCGCTGCCGACGAATCGATCCGCAAGGCCGAAGACCCGTTGCGGGTGGTGCGGGCTCGTGCCGCTGACGTCGCGGTGCTCAAGGTGGCGCCGCTGGGTGGCGTGTCGCGGATGCTGGACATCGCCGCGCAGATCGACATCCCGATCGTGGTGTCCAGTGCACTGGATTCCGCGGTCGGTATCGCGCGCGGGCTGCTGGCCGCCGCGGCGCTTCCCTCGCTGCACCATGCCTGTGGGCTGGGCACGGGCGGATTCTTCGTCGAGGACGTGGCTGAGGTTCCCACGCCGGTCGACGGATACCTGCGCGTGGGGGCCGTGGTGCCGGACCCTGCCCGGCTGTCGGGCCTGGCGGCGACGCCGCAGCGTCGGCAATGGTGGATCGACCGGGTACGTGAGTGCTACCCCTATGTCATCTGA
- a CDS encoding esterase family protein encodes MVHGRNLFKISGYRRGTVLLTVLTVAVTVGLLGPPQKANAWSRAGLPVEMLSVPSPSMGRDINVQFQGGGPHAVYLLDGLRARDDFNGWDIETPAFEWFYQSGLSVVMPVGGMSSFYSDWYQPASGNGGVWTYKWETFLTSELPQWLSANKSVSPSRNAVVGLSMSGNSAMILAAYHPQQFVYAGSLSAFLNPSVGQWPGLIGLAMNDSGGFSSAAMWGPPGDPAWARNDPTIQVGRLVANNTRIWVYCGSGTPGELGGGDLPSTFLEGTALQSNLNFRDQYVAAGGNNAVFNFPPTGTHTWGYWGAQLQAMKPDLQRVLGAR; translated from the coding sequence ATGGTGCACGGACGTAACTTGTTCAAAATATCGGGATACCGTCGCGGGACAGTACTTCTGACAGTCCTGACAGTGGCGGTCACCGTCGGTCTCCTCGGTCCACCACAGAAAGCCAACGCGTGGTCGCGGGCGGGATTACCGGTCGAGATGCTGTCGGTGCCGTCTCCGTCGATGGGCCGCGACATCAACGTGCAGTTCCAGGGCGGTGGCCCCCACGCGGTGTATCTGCTGGACGGTCTGCGGGCGCGTGACGACTTCAACGGGTGGGACATCGAGACGCCGGCGTTCGAGTGGTTCTACCAGTCGGGGCTGTCGGTGGTCATGCCCGTCGGTGGGATGTCGAGTTTCTACAGCGACTGGTACCAGCCCGCATCGGGCAACGGCGGTGTGTGGACGTACAAGTGGGAGACGTTCCTGACCAGTGAGCTGCCGCAGTGGCTGTCGGCCAACAAGAGTGTGTCGCCGTCGCGCAATGCCGTCGTCGGCTTGTCGATGTCGGGCAACTCGGCGATGATCCTGGCCGCGTATCACCCGCAGCAGTTCGTCTACGCGGGGTCATTGTCGGCGTTCCTGAATCCGTCGGTCGGCCAGTGGCCCGGTCTGATCGGGTTGGCGATGAACGACTCCGGTGGGTTCTCGTCGGCCGCCATGTGGGGTCCGCCGGGTGATCCGGCGTGGGCGCGCAACGATCCGACGATCCAGGTGGGCCGCTTGGTCGCCAACAACACCCGCATCTGGGTGTACTGCGGTTCGGGAACCCCGGGCGAGTTGGGCGGCGGCGACCTTCCCTCGACCTTCCTCGAGGGCACGGCGCTGCAGAGCAACCTCAACTTCCGTGACCAGTACGTCGCTGCCGGCGGCAACAACGCGGTGTTCAACTTCCCGCCGACCGGCACGCACACCTGGGGTTACTGGGGTGCGCAGCTGCAGGCGATGAAACCCGACTTGCAGCGAGTGTTGGGGGCCCGTTAG
- a CDS encoding long-chain-fatty-acid--CoA ligase, whose protein sequence is MSDLPTPKFLDERVAHWAATKPDEEAVTYLSRTWTWSQWYDRIQRLAGALSAWGVGRGDVVAFLDKNHPACVETTIAAASLGAGTAIINFRLAADELDYVLNDCGAKVLVVGEELRGGIDAIADRLTSVEHIVTVTPEGGDGDEYEALLASASPVGRSPDVQSGDTAIIMYSSGTTGRPKGIALSHANVIAHTINAFEGWTLSAGDKSLVAMPLFHVGGSSYMQWGLHHGAPTYMTRDVDGMALAGGILAGANRTFLVPAVLAKVFDTGEDAVKLFGALKTFAYGASPMPLPLLRSALQAWPETEFIQVYGLTEVSGAISRLGPDDHRGASEARLMSAGTVVPGSEVKVVDPDTGVEVPVGEQGELWFRSPQLMKGYLNRPDATAESITPEGWFRTGDIGRVDDGGYIFVEDRLKDMIISGGENIYSIEVERVLAEHPAVTEVAVIGVPDEKWGESVKAVVTLDGDVSERDLIAFAREHLAAYKCPKSVDIVDELPRNPTGKILKKDLRKPYWEGRDRATV, encoded by the coding sequence ATGTCAGATTTGCCGACTCCGAAGTTTCTGGACGAACGCGTCGCTCACTGGGCAGCGACCAAGCCTGACGAGGAGGCGGTCACCTATCTCAGCCGCACCTGGACCTGGTCGCAGTGGTACGACCGCATCCAGCGGCTGGCCGGCGCGTTGAGCGCGTGGGGTGTGGGCCGTGGCGATGTCGTGGCGTTCCTCGACAAGAACCACCCGGCCTGCGTGGAGACCACCATCGCCGCGGCGTCGCTGGGAGCCGGCACCGCCATCATCAACTTCCGGCTGGCCGCCGACGAGCTGGATTACGTGCTCAACGACTGCGGGGCCAAGGTACTGGTGGTCGGTGAGGAACTCCGGGGCGGCATCGACGCCATCGCCGACCGGCTCACCTCCGTCGAGCACATCGTCACGGTGACCCCCGAGGGTGGCGACGGGGACGAGTACGAGGCGCTGCTGGCAAGCGCGTCGCCGGTCGGCCGGTCGCCGGATGTGCAATCCGGTGACACCGCCATCATCATGTACTCCTCGGGCACCACGGGCCGGCCCAAAGGCATTGCGCTGTCCCATGCCAACGTCATCGCCCACACCATCAACGCATTCGAGGGCTGGACGCTCAGTGCGGGCGACAAGAGCCTGGTGGCCATGCCGCTGTTCCACGTCGGTGGTTCGTCGTACATGCAGTGGGGCCTGCACCACGGGGCGCCGACGTACATGACCCGTGATGTGGACGGGATGGCACTTGCCGGTGGCATTCTGGCCGGGGCGAATCGGACGTTCCTCGTGCCTGCTGTGTTGGCCAAGGTTTTCGACACCGGTGAGGATGCGGTGAAGCTGTTCGGTGCGCTCAAGACCTTCGCCTACGGTGCCTCACCAATGCCCTTGCCGCTGTTGCGCTCTGCGTTGCAGGCATGGCCGGAAACGGAATTCATCCAGGTGTACGGGCTGACGGAGGTGTCCGGGGCGATAAGCCGCTTGGGTCCGGACGATCATCGCGGGGCGAGCGAGGCGCGGCTCATGAGTGCGGGCACCGTGGTTCCCGGTTCCGAGGTGAAGGTCGTCGACCCGGACACCGGTGTCGAGGTGCCGGTCGGGGAGCAGGGTGAATTGTGGTTCCGTTCACCGCAATTGATGAAGGGCTATCTCAACCGACCGGATGCCACGGCGGAGTCCATCACGCCCGAGGGCTGGTTCCGCACGGGCGACATCGGCCGAGTCGACGACGGGGGCTACATCTTCGTCGAGGACCGCCTCAAGGACATGATCATCTCGGGCGGGGAGAACATCTATTCGATCGAGGTCGAGCGGGTGCTGGCCGAACATCCCGCTGTCACCGAGGTCGCGGTGATCGGTGTGCCGGACGAAAAATGGGGTGAGTCGGTGAAAGCTGTTGTGACACTGGACGGGGATGTTTCCGAACGGGATCTGATCGCCTTCGCCCGCGAGCATCTGGCGGCCTACAAGTGCCCGAAATCGGTTGACATCGTCGACGAATTGCCCCGTAACCCGACGGGGAAAATCCTCAAGAAGGATCTGCGCAAGCCGTACTGGGAGGGCCGCGACCGCGCCACCGTATAG